One window of the Marinicella rhabdoformis genome contains the following:
- a CDS encoding ArnT family glycosyltransferase: MKQKHDNMVFYLVFALLACCQLFVMSQFELFGDEAFYWLEGQHLAWSYAELPGLTAWVMAFAEWLFPHHPFFLRLIPWLAAACLPFLVLAVNKLIHPQSASHHPAHLFWSLPLVGLVSVLSLPDIWLLFFTVLCVFLFLQASKKHHTFWFILLGLALALGINVHLRFWLVAAIIGTVTLITYWHHKTTLFKLITISLPLALIGLIPILYFNLQHDFPLLAFQLKDRHPWEFQLDHLYFIPVQILVTTPFVMLLFLKLIPKSKSYWSKLKADQKLLISTALAHWMLYFLLGFFSDNLRLNLHWPLLSYVLLFCAFSYNKPSTLVKWAIGSGTIAHFSLLITLAFWSQQTPLSQANQRITGHAQGWSELAETTQQLMQAHRKTDILADHFMTSAALAYQFDSIKNINTLPHPLSDKHGRSLQLQIMGFQSPSQHAENSLIVIEQTAIKLQDQVEYYQMLCQQLGGLQLLSQMNTKSGNKTYHFFEQHKGQCDMPALFYGSNKDSIYRGWVLTEKDQLASLAWAHTNQKRTVPFVQQGIEGHEMFSVLDPNDYVLNSFEASISDCSNCDYQLTATFKNHSQPKQTSQRFYP; the protein is encoded by the coding sequence ATGAAGCAAAAACATGACAACATGGTGTTTTATCTTGTGTTTGCCTTGTTGGCATGCTGCCAATTGTTTGTCATGTCACAATTTGAACTGTTTGGAGACGAGGCTTTTTATTGGTTAGAGGGACAGCATTTGGCTTGGTCTTATGCCGAGCTACCCGGACTTACAGCATGGGTCATGGCATTTGCTGAATGGCTATTCCCCCACCACCCTTTCTTTTTGCGATTAATTCCTTGGCTTGCTGCTGCTTGTTTGCCTTTTTTGGTATTGGCCGTAAACAAACTGATTCACCCACAATCTGCAAGCCATCACCCAGCCCACTTGTTTTGGTCTTTGCCCTTGGTCGGGCTGGTCTCGGTGTTGTCACTGCCAGATATTTGGTTGTTATTCTTCACGGTTTTGTGTGTATTTTTGTTCCTTCAGGCCAGCAAAAAACACCACACATTCTGGTTTATTTTACTTGGTTTAGCGCTTGCCCTCGGCATCAATGTCCACCTCAGGTTTTGGTTAGTCGCAGCCATCATCGGCACCGTCACTTTAATCACTTACTGGCACCACAAAACCACCCTATTCAAGTTAATCACCATCAGCCTGCCTTTGGCTCTGATCGGTTTAATACCCATACTGTATTTTAATTTACAACACGATTTTCCACTGCTGGCATTTCAATTAAAAGACCGGCACCCTTGGGAGTTTCAGCTCGACCATTTGTACTTTATTCCTGTTCAAATTTTGGTCACCACACCTTTCGTGATGCTGCTTTTTTTGAAGTTGATACCAAAATCCAAATCCTATTGGTCCAAGCTGAAAGCCGACCAAAAGCTACTGATTTCTACTGCTTTAGCCCACTGGATGCTCTATTTTTTACTCGGATTCTTTTCAGATAACTTGCGACTTAATTTGCATTGGCCACTGCTTTCTTATGTTTTATTGTTCTGCGCTTTTTCATACAACAAACCCAGTACATTGGTCAAATGGGCGATTGGCTCAGGCACCATCGCTCACTTCTCACTGTTGATCACGCTGGCCTTCTGGTCACAACAAACACCCTTATCTCAAGCCAACCAACGCATCACAGGACATGCACAAGGTTGGTCAGAATTGGCAGAAACGACCCAGCAATTAATGCAAGCCCACCGAAAAACGGACATTCTGGCGGATCACTTCATGACCAGTGCAGCATTGGCTTACCAATTTGACAGTATAAAAAACATCAATACGCTGCCACACCCATTGAGCGACAAACATGGTCGCAGCCTACAGCTACAAATCATGGGATTTCAATCACCAAGCCAACACGCAGAAAACAGCCTGATAGTGATTGAACAAACCGCAATTAAACTTCAGGATCAGGTTGAATACTATCAAATGCTTTGCCAACAGTTGGGCGGCTTGCAGCTGTTATCACAAATGAATACAAAAAGCGGCAACAAGACTTACCACTTTTTTGAACAGCACAAAGGTCAGTGTGACATGCCAGCACTGTTCTATGGCAGTAACAAAGACAGTATTTATCGTGGTTGGGTTTTAACTGAAAAAGACCAGCTGGCCAGCTTAGCATGGGCACATACGAACCAAAAACGCACCGTTCCATTTGTACAGCAAGGCATCGAAGGTCATGAAATGTTCAGCGTTTTAGACCCAAATGACTATGTACTTAACAGTTTTGAAGCCAGTATCAGCGACTGCTCAAATTGTGACTATCAACTGACAGCAACTTTCAAAAATCACAGCCAACCCAAACAGACAAGTCAACGATTTTACCCCTGA
- a CDS encoding alpha/beta hydrolase-fold protein: MKKILVLFLLCICASSLAVSIGERVTVPSAMLDKSHELLIYTPPSYDYNKSQSFPVLYVVDGDYNFHYLTGLIELWSNLSAFMPEMVVVGISGGDTQSYRKSAKPPLEPKSGKGDAGHADVMLDALKKEIMPFVQQTYRVNDFEILGGHSIGGLFVTYAAVHEPQMFDRFIAVSPSLWWQNEIMKDHVAEVLTQNPKLPVHLYMTLANEKGMGVHGFVEMIESQRRNGFDFKFKQFPDETHGSTGLASYEWALFDIFKASRLDGRYFESADAVKTYADELKESLGRIMPIPTGYLRNSCYAWCGDEQQRDEIDQALAALFPVDVAFFRVLVAEHLMLQNKLDEALKWFNQAQKSAPDYVAVYHGLAQLYEKQGRNILAKEARAKVKNMLKTQRIRQWQRNEMKVN, encoded by the coding sequence ATGAAAAAAATCTTAGTGCTGTTTTTATTGTGTATTTGTGCGTCCAGTTTAGCGGTTTCAATTGGTGAGCGGGTCACTGTGCCATCTGCAATGTTAGACAAGTCGCATGAATTGCTGATTTATACGCCGCCTTCTTATGACTACAATAAAAGTCAGTCCTTCCCTGTGCTTTATGTTGTTGATGGAGATTACAACTTTCATTACCTGACTGGTTTGATTGAACTGTGGTCTAACCTCAGTGCATTCATGCCTGAAATGGTTGTGGTAGGTATATCTGGCGGAGATACCCAGTCATATAGAAAATCAGCTAAACCACCCTTAGAACCAAAATCTGGTAAGGGTGATGCTGGCCATGCAGATGTGATGCTGGATGCATTAAAGAAAGAAATCATGCCTTTTGTACAGCAAACATATAGGGTCAATGATTTTGAAATATTAGGCGGACACTCTATTGGTGGGCTATTCGTTACCTACGCGGCTGTACATGAACCTCAAATGTTTGATCGTTTTATCGCGGTCAGTCCGTCTTTGTGGTGGCAAAATGAAATCATGAAGGACCATGTCGCCGAAGTATTGACTCAAAATCCAAAGCTGCCAGTGCATTTGTATATGACTTTAGCCAATGAAAAGGGCATGGGCGTTCATGGATTCGTTGAAATGATAGAGTCTCAAAGGCGCAATGGATTCGACTTCAAATTCAAACAGTTTCCTGATGAAACCCATGGTTCAACTGGACTGGCGAGCTATGAGTGGGCTTTGTTTGACATTTTTAAAGCGTCGAGGTTGGATGGCCGATATTTTGAATCAGCAGATGCGGTTAAAACCTATGCTGATGAATTGAAGGAATCGCTGGGTAGGATAATGCCCATTCCAACGGGGTATTTAAGAAACAGTTGTTATGCTTGGTGTGGAGATGAGCAGCAGCGAGATGAGATTGATCAAGCATTGGCCGCATTATTTCCTGTGGATGTGGCTTTTTTTCGTGTGTTGGTGGCAGAACATCTGATGTTACAAAACAAACTTGATGAAGCTTTAAAATGGTTTAATCAGGCTCAAAAATCGGCTCCTGACTATGTCGCGGTTTACCATGGCTTGGCACAGTTATATGAAAAACAAGGTAGAAACATACTGGCTAAAGAGGCAAGAGCCAAAGTCAAAAACATGTTAAAAACACAGCGTATCAGACAATGGCAGCGTAATGAGATGAAAGTGAATTAA
- a CDS encoding DUF2333 family protein, whose product MENRYSGKPKRKRFWLYGLVIFVILQVVFAMYYDQEPDFFDVKLNAENRAAKHGHEPVTGFITTAAFMEVVDVMLDKPGGYMSNDVMPPFVLMDNMPNWEFGVLVQVRDLARVMRNDISRSQSQSSEDLDLAEADPKFHYDNGSWVLPRTESEYRKGQEHFHQYLTHLADTTDPEAQFYARTDNLVTWLNLVEKRLGALSQKLSASVGQDRINTDSGGDEVATTSTYKPSELRVQTPWMEIDDNFYEARGATWALIHFMKAMEHDFKPVLEKKNALVSMRQIVRELEAAQDTIWTPMILNGSGFGFFANHSLVMASYISRANAGVIDLRQLLEDG is encoded by the coding sequence ATGGAAAACAGGTATTCTGGAAAACCAAAGCGCAAACGCTTTTGGTTATATGGTTTGGTCATTTTCGTGATTTTACAGGTGGTTTTTGCGATGTACTATGATCAAGAACCAGACTTTTTTGATGTCAAATTGAATGCGGAAAACCGTGCGGCGAAACACGGGCATGAGCCTGTCACGGGTTTTATTACGACGGCAGCATTTATGGAAGTGGTTGATGTGATGTTGGACAAGCCTGGCGGTTACATGTCCAATGATGTGATGCCACCCTTTGTTTTGATGGATAACATGCCGAATTGGGAGTTTGGTGTTCTGGTACAGGTGCGTGATTTAGCGCGGGTGATGCGCAATGACATTTCGCGTTCTCAAAGCCAATCTTCTGAAGATTTGGATCTGGCAGAGGCTGACCCAAAATTTCATTACGACAATGGTTCTTGGGTTTTGCCCAGAACTGAATCTGAATACCGCAAAGGCCAAGAACATTTTCACCAATATTTGACTCATCTGGCAGATACAACAGACCCTGAAGCGCAATTTTACGCTCGCACAGATAATTTAGTCACTTGGTTGAACCTGGTTGAGAAACGTTTGGGTGCTTTGTCACAAAAACTCAGTGCCAGTGTCGGTCAAGACCGCATCAACACAGACAGTGGTGGTGACGAAGTGGCAACTACGTCTACCTATAAACCCAGTGAGCTGCGTGTGCAGACACCTTGGATGGAAATTGATGACAATTTTTATGAGGCACGTGGTGCTACATGGGCATTGATTCATTTCATGAAAGCGATGGAGCATGATTTCAAGCCGGTACTTGAGAAAAAAAATGCCTTGGTCTCAATGCGTCAAATCGTGCGTGAATTAGAAGCTGCTCAAGATACGATTTGGACACCGATGATTTTAAATGGCTCTGGTTTTGGTTTTTTTGCTAACCATTCTTTGGTGATGGCGTCGTATATTTCCCGCGCCAATGCCGGTGTGATTGATTTAAGGCAGTTATTAGAAGACGGTTGA
- a CDS encoding pilin — MKHLRKKQGFTLIELMIVIAIIAILMSYAIPAYRDYTVRTKAGEAFSVVGAVKTVVSEYWVNEGTITSLNSGSNGIPAANLITGSNVSQVQVSAGVIEVTFSNDATLNGQTMTFSPVLPGTGTNASSSLFWECTSSLNNRFLPVECRTP, encoded by the coding sequence ATGAAGCACTTAAGAAAAAAGCAAGGGTTCACGTTGATCGAGTTGATGATTGTGATCGCTATTATTGCCATTTTAATGTCATATGCGATTCCTGCGTATAGAGACTATACTGTAAGAACGAAAGCAGGAGAGGCTTTTAGTGTAGTTGGGGCTGTTAAAACTGTTGTTTCAGAGTATTGGGTTAATGAAGGTACAATTACAAGTTTGAATAGTGGCTCAAATGGGATTCCTGCTGCAAATTTAATCACTGGTTCAAATGTCAGCCAAGTACAAGTCTCTGCTGGTGTGATTGAAGTAACTTTTTCTAATGATGCAACTTTGAACGGTCAAACGATGACTTTTTCTCCCGTTCTGCCTGGGACTGGCACCAATGCCAGCTCCAGTTTATTCTGGGAATGTACGTCTTCATTAAATAACCGCTTTTTACCAGTAGAGTGCCGTACACCTTAA